From Actinopolyspora lacussalsi, a single genomic window includes:
- a CDS encoding hypothetical protein (product_source=Hypo-rule applied; superfamily=103481; transmembrane_helix_parts=Outside_1_25,TMhelix_26_45,Inside_46_51,TMhelix_52_74,Outside_75_196): MQVRTDDDIYRVDAVWLGPPKATFPWRARYVAWGVGILVFLLVLAAERRMNIGFGFFSTAWAVVITIALTRLICSRISHERPLSAVMVMWLRELTAPRRSLKGRGGAASAAAVRVSPQRPRPARSKQSGRGKRAARRNRASAGSAPARPVRQGEAPRSGREVRPPRDRSGSAGRASAPNSRVRSKEVRGVRSRARS, from the coding sequence ATGCAGGTACGTACCGACGACGACATCTACCGGGTGGATGCCGTTTGGCTGGGCCCTCCGAAAGCGACCTTCCCGTGGCGTGCCCGCTACGTCGCCTGGGGCGTGGGGATCCTGGTCTTTCTGCTGGTGCTCGCCGCGGAACGTCGGATGAACATCGGCTTCGGTTTCTTCTCCACGGCGTGGGCCGTGGTCATCACGATCGCGCTGACTCGGCTGATCTGCTCCCGAATCAGTCACGAACGACCGCTGAGCGCCGTGATGGTGATGTGGTTGCGTGAACTGACTGCGCCGCGCCGTTCCCTGAAGGGCAGGGGAGGAGCCGCGAGCGCCGCAGCCGTGCGGGTCAGTCCACAACGTCCTCGCCCCGCGCGGTCCAAACAGTCCGGACGTGGGAAACGAGCCGCCCGCCGGAACCGGGCCTCCGCCGGGTCCGCGCCCGCCCGACCCGTTCGGCAGGGCGAGGCCCCCCGGTCCGGGCGCGAGGTCCGGCCGCCGCGTGATCGGTCCGGTTCCGCCGGACGAGCCAGTGCCCCCAACAGTCGTGTGCGTAGCAAGGAGGTTCGCGGTGTTCGGTCGCGGGCGAGGTCGTGA
- a CDS encoding hypothetical protein (product_source=Hypo-rule applied; pfam=PF12846; superfamily=52540): MFGRGRGRENDSKRASGQQYRAAPQKASKTGRRGKGKDRKPSGEQSLPSYTPSIAARSIDGHLLRTGQDVFAWYRLSPQRWSFRSDSQRQDLIAAIAGQYAELQGRWLHLRVTNRPYPIRMWAEAHVRNAHNPMPDVAGALSFDDYMVGEQQQLMGRSMAEKEVYLGVQVQTRNVVDRAVERAAPLLRRVFPEAVDAELVALDSEIEHLDQVIGSAGLDGRPVTAEEVSWLMHRSCSLGLPAPRNLPATPSSDWQPEDLASFTDAADMHQEPYAPTVTVRGRTGSNAGVSRQVAVLTLGQTHGLQIPEVDDPWLQHSDRLPAPVEWSARIYVRRPEDVGGELQRQMNKVRSQVRHYTEEHGLEPPTSLSRQAGRVLEIDDEMTSGFTALATRVRSWWRMSVSGPTERDALRLAQQLLDLYKPKVAIEHPEAQYAMAREFIPGEPLASGAYMRRGSVVWAASSVPQATAEVGDRRGVLLGETCTATRRPVAWDPWMAQEVRDASGLTAMVAGLGGGKSFLGGGLVYKTLRAGAYWTLLDPSGPLAELCELPELRPYARPINLLNAQPGILNPYRVVAEPELEHFVDEEDPERSWRRERALAAATRRRLVLDVLTGLLPYDVARMPQTRIVLLRAVRAVGGRPDAHPGMVFEALRRDASEHHEHAVVVADFLDEVRERMSLLIPEADADPYSQRREDRLTVLTMAGLTLPKDGVGREHWTDSEALGVQLLNLAAWLTQRTVYERPKEERKGVWIDEAFFLSEVPTGRVLMNRFARDSRKWNVRVLLSSQIPDDFLRIQGFVSLLDSVFIGRLDDEQAQSDALRLLKVPVDAGYEQVVSALGRRPGPSRNSTERDRSPRQFIFGDGDGGVERIRIDFSGPHLQHLRDSLDTTPVAEESEENTSGGNDALTPNSDSIAEIGGADSEEEPVSEESEELLEDFAEWELTAAGVGRDDHQTESDEEPGSSNGYRGGDRARGVT; the protein is encoded by the coding sequence GTGTTCGGTCGCGGGCGAGGTCGTGAGAACGATTCCAAGCGGGCCTCGGGACAGCAGTACCGTGCCGCGCCGCAGAAGGCGTCGAAGACCGGACGGCGGGGCAAGGGCAAGGACCGCAAACCTTCCGGGGAACAGTCCCTGCCCAGCTACACGCCGTCGATAGCGGCCCGCTCCATCGACGGTCACCTGCTGCGTACCGGCCAGGACGTGTTCGCCTGGTACCGGCTCTCCCCGCAGCGCTGGTCGTTCAGGTCCGATTCGCAGCGGCAGGACCTCATCGCCGCCATCGCCGGGCAGTACGCCGAGTTGCAGGGACGTTGGCTGCACCTGCGCGTGACGAACCGGCCCTATCCGATCCGGATGTGGGCCGAGGCGCACGTACGTAACGCGCACAACCCGATGCCCGATGTAGCGGGTGCGTTGAGCTTCGACGACTACATGGTCGGGGAACAGCAGCAGCTCATGGGACGCTCGATGGCCGAGAAGGAGGTCTACCTGGGGGTGCAGGTCCAGACCCGCAACGTGGTCGACCGCGCGGTCGAGCGAGCCGCGCCGTTGCTGCGTCGAGTGTTCCCGGAGGCCGTCGACGCCGAACTGGTCGCCCTGGACAGCGAGATCGAACACCTGGATCAGGTGATCGGCTCGGCGGGGCTGGACGGCAGACCGGTCACCGCCGAGGAAGTCTCCTGGTTGATGCACCGCTCGTGCTCGCTCGGGCTGCCGGCCCCGCGCAACCTGCCCGCGACTCCGAGCAGCGACTGGCAACCCGAGGACCTGGCCTCCTTCACCGACGCCGCCGACATGCACCAGGAGCCCTACGCCCCCACGGTCACCGTCCGGGGGCGCACCGGCTCCAACGCCGGTGTGAGCAGACAGGTGGCGGTGCTGACCCTCGGCCAGACGCACGGACTGCAGATCCCCGAAGTGGACGATCCCTGGCTGCAGCACTCCGACCGGCTGCCCGCTCCGGTCGAGTGGTCCGCCCGCATCTACGTCCGTCGACCGGAGGACGTCGGTGGGGAGCTGCAGCGCCAGATGAACAAGGTGCGCTCCCAAGTGCGCCACTACACCGAGGAACACGGCCTGGAACCGCCCACCTCGCTCTCCCGGCAGGCGGGCAGGGTGCTGGAGATCGACGACGAGATGACCTCCGGCTTCACCGCGTTGGCCACCCGGGTGCGTTCCTGGTGGCGCATGTCGGTTTCCGGGCCGACCGAGCGTGACGCGCTGCGGCTCGCCCAGCAGTTGCTCGATCTCTACAAACCCAAGGTGGCGATTGAGCACCCCGAGGCCCAGTACGCCATGGCGCGGGAGTTCATCCCCGGTGAGCCGCTCGCCTCGGGGGCCTACATGCGTCGCGGCTCCGTGGTGTGGGCCGCCTCCTCGGTGCCGCAGGCCACCGCCGAGGTGGGGGACCGCAGGGGAGTGCTGCTGGGCGAGACCTGCACCGCCACGCGGCGCCCGGTGGCCTGGGACCCGTGGATGGCGCAGGAGGTGCGCGACGCCTCCGGGCTGACCGCCATGGTCGCCGGTCTCGGCGGCGGCAAGTCCTTCCTCGGCGGCGGTTTGGTGTACAAGACGCTGCGTGCCGGGGCGTACTGGACGTTGCTGGACCCGTCCGGTCCGCTGGCCGAGCTGTGCGAACTGCCCGAACTGCGGCCCTACGCGCGTCCGATCAACCTGCTCAACGCGCAACCGGGCATCCTCAATCCGTACCGGGTCGTCGCCGAGCCCGAGCTGGAGCACTTCGTGGACGAGGAGGACCCGGAGCGCAGCTGGCGGCGGGAACGCGCGCTGGCCGCGGCCACCAGACGCCGACTGGTGCTCGACGTGCTCACCGGCCTGCTGCCCTACGACGTCGCCCGGATGCCGCAGACCCGCATCGTGCTGCTGCGCGCGGTCCGGGCCGTCGGCGGTAGGCCCGACGCGCACCCAGGTATGGTGTTCGAGGCGCTGCGCAGGGATGCCAGTGAGCACCACGAGCACGCCGTGGTGGTCGCGGACTTCCTCGACGAGGTCCGCGAACGCATGTCGTTGCTGATCCCGGAAGCCGACGCCGATCCCTACTCGCAGCGCAGGGAGGACCGGCTGACCGTGCTCACCATGGCCGGGTTGACCCTTCCCAAGGACGGCGTCGGCCGCGAGCACTGGACCGACAGCGAGGCCCTGGGGGTCCAACTGCTCAACCTGGCCGCGTGGCTGACCCAACGCACCGTCTACGAGCGTCCGAAGGAGGAACGCAAGGGAGTCTGGATCGACGAGGCGTTCTTCCTGTCCGAGGTTCCCACCGGACGGGTGCTGATGAACCGCTTCGCCCGTGACTCCCGGAAGTGGAACGTGCGTGTGCTGCTGTCCAGCCAGATCCCCGACGACTTCCTGCGCATCCAGGGTTTCGTGTCGCTGTTGGACTCGGTGTTCATCGGCAGGCTCGACGACGAGCAGGCCCAGTCCGACGCGCTGCGACTGCTGAAGGTTCCGGTCGACGCGGGTTACGAACAGGTCGTCTCCGCGCTGGGGCGCCGCCCCGGACCGTCGCGCAACAGCACCGAACGGGACCGTTCGCCGCGGCAGTTCATCTTCGGTGACGGCGACGGCGGCGTGGAACGCATCAGGATCGACTTCAGCGGTCCGCACCTGCAGCACCTGCGCGACTCGCTGGACACCACGCCGGTGGCGGAGGAGTCCGAGGAGAACACCTCGGGTGGCAACGATGCGCTGACGCCGAACTCCGACTCGATCGCCGAGATCGGCGGTGCCGACTCCGAGGAAGAACCGGTCTCGGAGGAGAGCGAGGAGCTGCTGGAGGACTTCGCCGAGTGGGAGCTCACCGCTGCCGGGGTGGGGCGCGACGACCATCAGACCGAGTCCGACGAGGAGCCCGGGAGCAGTAACGGTTACCGGGGCGGGGACCGAGCACGAGGTGTTACCTGA
- a CDS encoding SP family sugar:H+ symporter-like MFS transporter (product_source=KO:K08139; cath_funfam=1.20.1250.20; cog=COG0477; ko=KO:K08139; pfam=PF00083; superfamily=103473; tigrfam=TIGR00879; transmembrane_helix_parts=Inside_1_20,TMhelix_21_43,Outside_44_52,TMhelix_53_75,Inside_76_87,TMhelix_88_110,Outside_111_119,TMhelix_120_142,Inside_143_153,TMhelix_154_176,Outside_177_185,TMhelix_186_208,Inside_209_267,TMhelix_268_290,Outside_291_304,TMhelix_305_327,Inside_328_333,TMhelix_334_355,Outside_356_374,TMhelix_375_397,Inside_398_408,TMhelix_409_431,Outside_432_435,TMhelix_436_455,Inside_456_478) produces the protein MSFHSTTGTSGAGSHARPLRTAHFASVAALGGFLFGYDTAVINGAVTSIREAFGVGSVVTGLAVAMALIGSALGAWNAGTLADRYGRLVTMRTAAVLFLLSAIGSALPFTVWDFTFWRLVGGVAVGMASVIAPAYIAEIAPARRRGRLGTLQQLAIVLGIAISQVVNWAIAGAAGGAAEPLLGLDAWQWMLAVEAVPAVLYGALAFTIPESPRYLVTRGHFDRARQVLDTTEEGDVDERLTEIRDSVVNDHRPRVRDLRSVRSGLLPIVWIGIVLSVLQQFGGINVIFYYSSALWQSVGIDESSSLLLSLSTQIFNVLGTVIALLLLDRVGRRPLLLTGSVGMTIMLGLATFAFSHANTVDGEPNLANPYGPMALVAAHVFVFFFAISWGPVVWVLLGEMFPNRFRAPALAVAAAAQWLANFLVTATFPPLSDISLSMTYLGYTAFAAVSVWFVIKWIPETKGRTLEDMDRTTVSSRA, from the coding sequence ATGTCCTTCCATTCCACCACCGGCACCTCGGGTGCCGGATCTCACGCCCGCCCACTGCGCACAGCCCACTTCGCCTCGGTGGCGGCGCTCGGCGGGTTTCTCTTCGGTTACGACACCGCCGTGATCAACGGAGCCGTCACCTCGATTCGGGAAGCCTTCGGAGTCGGTTCGGTCGTCACCGGGCTGGCCGTCGCCATGGCTCTGATCGGGTCGGCCCTCGGTGCCTGGAACGCCGGAACGCTCGCCGACCGGTACGGCCGACTGGTCACGATGCGCACCGCCGCCGTGCTTTTCCTGCTGAGTGCGATCGGTTCCGCCCTGCCGTTCACCGTCTGGGACTTCACGTTCTGGCGGCTCGTCGGCGGCGTCGCGGTCGGTATGGCCTCGGTGATCGCACCGGCCTACATCGCCGAGATCGCCCCGGCCCGGCGCAGGGGACGGCTCGGCACCCTGCAACAACTGGCCATCGTGCTCGGCATCGCGATCTCCCAGGTGGTCAACTGGGCCATCGCGGGTGCGGCCGGGGGCGCCGCGGAGCCACTGCTGGGGCTCGACGCCTGGCAGTGGATGTTGGCGGTGGAGGCGGTTCCCGCGGTTCTCTACGGGGCGCTGGCGTTCACCATCCCGGAATCACCGCGCTACCTGGTCACACGGGGTCACTTCGACCGTGCTCGACAGGTCCTGGACACCACCGAGGAGGGCGACGTCGACGAACGGCTCACCGAGATCCGGGATTCCGTGGTGAACGACCACCGGCCCCGGGTGCGGGATCTGCGTAGCGTGCGCTCCGGGCTGCTGCCGATCGTCTGGATCGGCATCGTCCTGTCCGTGTTACAGCAGTTCGGCGGGATCAACGTCATCTTCTACTACTCGTCGGCGCTGTGGCAGTCGGTCGGTATCGACGAGTCCAGCTCACTGCTGCTGAGCCTGTCCACCCAGATCTTCAACGTGCTGGGAACCGTCATCGCCCTGCTGCTGCTCGACAGGGTCGGAAGACGCCCGTTGCTGCTGACCGGTTCGGTGGGCATGACGATCATGCTGGGGCTGGCGACGTTCGCCTTCAGCCACGCGAACACCGTGGACGGCGAACCGAACCTGGCCAACCCGTACGGGCCGATGGCGCTGGTCGCCGCGCACGTTTTCGTGTTCTTCTTCGCCATCTCGTGGGGTCCGGTCGTGTGGGTACTGCTGGGTGAGATGTTCCCGAACCGGTTCCGCGCCCCGGCGCTGGCGGTCGCCGCGGCCGCCCAGTGGTTGGCCAACTTCCTCGTCACCGCCACTTTCCCGCCGCTGTCCGACATCAGCCTGTCGATGACCTACCTCGGGTACACCGCGTTCGCGGCCGTGTCGGTGTGGTTCGTGATCAAGTGGATACCCGAAACCAAGGGACGGACACTCGAGGACATGGATCGCACCACCGTGTCGTCGCGGGCCTGA
- a CDS encoding putative phosphoglycerate mutase (product_source=KO:K15634; cath_funfam=3.30.420.10,3.40.50.1240; cog=COG0328,COG0406; ko=KO:K15634; pfam=PF00300,PF13456; smart=SM00855; superfamily=53098,53254) — protein MSTRVIVEADGGSRGNPGAAGYGAVVRDAADGRVLVERSDGLGETTNNVAEYRGMIAGLNAALELGAAEAEIRLDSKLVVEQMSGRWRVKNPALQPLAAEARRLVSRFTSARFEWIPRERNKHADRLANEAMDRQGDGADSVAEAGSTVPTGAAVPAEPTEPATVTGTAAVTGTAGTDSAPSGVASWSGAVGAPTRLLLLRHGQSPMSVDKRYSGRGDVPLTELGRRQARAAAGRLLTMDELVPGEGAVPVLSSPLRRARGTAEVVATAIGGQLVPHEGLVETDFGAWEGLTFTEAAQRYPELHRSWLGDPAVTPPDGESMNAVFERIDEVRSRLLRDYAGRTIVLVTHVTPIKALLRMALGAGPELFYRLHLDLASLSVAEFYPDGNASVRLVNDTSHLRGI, from the coding sequence GTGAGCACACGGGTGATCGTCGAGGCCGATGGCGGGTCGCGCGGTAATCCGGGCGCGGCGGGCTACGGAGCGGTGGTTCGCGACGCCGCGGACGGACGTGTGTTGGTCGAACGTTCCGACGGGCTGGGGGAGACGACCAACAACGTCGCCGAGTACCGCGGCATGATCGCCGGGCTGAACGCGGCCCTGGAGCTCGGTGCGGCGGAGGCCGAGATCAGGCTGGACTCCAAACTCGTCGTCGAGCAGATGTCGGGCAGGTGGCGGGTCAAGAACCCGGCGTTGCAACCGTTGGCCGCCGAGGCCCGGCGCCTCGTGTCCCGGTTCACCTCCGCGCGGTTCGAGTGGATTCCACGGGAGCGCAACAAGCACGCCGACCGGCTCGCCAACGAGGCCATGGACCGGCAGGGTGACGGCGCGGACTCGGTGGCCGAGGCCGGATCGACGGTGCCCACCGGGGCGGCGGTGCCGGCCGAACCGACCGAGCCGGCCACGGTGACCGGAACGGCCGCGGTGACTGGAACGGCCGGGACCGATTCCGCACCGAGTGGGGTCGCCAGCTGGAGCGGTGCCGTGGGAGCCCCGACACGGTTGTTGCTGCTGCGGCACGGGCAGTCCCCCATGTCGGTGGACAAGCGCTATTCCGGGCGCGGGGACGTGCCGCTCACCGAGCTTGGGAGGCGACAGGCGCGGGCCGCTGCCGGGCGACTGCTGACGATGGACGAGCTCGTTCCCGGGGAGGGAGCGGTCCCGGTGCTTTCCTCGCCGCTGAGGCGGGCTCGTGGTACCGCCGAGGTGGTGGCCACGGCCATCGGCGGACAGCTGGTGCCGCACGAGGGGTTGGTGGAGACCGACTTCGGTGCCTGGGAGGGACTGACCTTCACGGAGGCGGCACAGCGGTATCCCGAGCTGCATCGCAGCTGGCTCGGTGATCCCGCGGTGACACCACCGGACGGCGAGAGTATGAACGCGGTCTTCGAGCGGATCGACGAGGTGCGGAGCCGGCTGCTGCGGGATTACGCGGGACGAACGATCGTGCTCGTCACCCACGTCACCCCCATCAAGGCGCTGTTACGCATGGCGCTGGGGGCCGGCCCGGAACTGTTCTACCGGCTCCACCTCGATCTGGCATCGCTGTCGGTGGCCGAGTTCTACCCCGACGGGAACGCCTCGGTTCGGTTGGTCAACGACACTTCACACCTCCGTGGAATCTGA
- a CDS encoding hypothetical protein (product_source=Hypo-rule applied; superfamily=103473; transmembrane_helix_parts=Outside_1_33,TMhelix_34_56,Inside_57_68,TMhelix_69_91,Outside_92_103): MPLAALDPIAVFVMTRSPVTVLAQTDLNTDGIRAWILNNLLPLLLLTVALLLLWLGGGKGDNAGVMRRVGGVFVALAIIGLAVSGTGVDIGTFIAGLFSTSGG; the protein is encoded by the coding sequence GTGCCACTAGCAGCCCTGGACCCGATCGCAGTGTTCGTCATGACGAGGTCGCCGGTCACGGTGCTCGCCCAGACGGATCTGAACACCGACGGCATCCGGGCATGGATTCTCAACAATCTGCTCCCGCTGCTGCTGTTGACCGTGGCACTGCTGCTGCTGTGGCTGGGTGGCGGCAAGGGCGACAACGCGGGTGTGATGCGCCGCGTCGGCGGCGTCTTCGTCGCACTGGCGATCATCGGACTCGCGGTCAGCGGTACCGGTGTGGACATCGGAACCTTCATAGCCGGCCTGTTCAGCACCAGCGGTGGGTAA
- a CDS encoding putative NBD/HSP70 family sugar kinase (product_source=COG1940; cath_funfam=1.10.10.10,3.30.420.40; cog=COG1940; pfam=PF00480; superfamily=46785,53067) translates to MADPRTVRQLNRQHMIELFSDGQARSRAAVARTTGLTKPSVSSIIDSLLEEELLIPAGVGEAAVAGGRRPNLVVFNPDARAYVGVHLGVRDSSVAVADALGRTLAQASAPSSVGDAATGVNRLDPLVREAAERAGVPVERISSVGVSVSGLVDHRSGRCLLAPNLDWHDVPLREWVEELFGVPAVIYNEAHAGALAEQRFGWGDGVANFVRIMVDTGIGAGVVLDSRLFSGAAGIGGEIGHCRVEDNGRQCACGNSGCLESVASRPAILRSVREAAEAGTPTALAPDCDIDAVLDAAESGDAGAVAALRRAGTALGHGIAYLRNVLNPDLVVIGGAVTGAGEVLRHPMEQAVRCSSLPHSACRLVTSSLRDAELDGAVLLAHEQLAL, encoded by the coding sequence ATGGCCGACCCACGGACGGTCCGGCAGCTGAACCGACAGCACATGATCGAGCTGTTCAGCGACGGCCAAGCGCGCTCACGCGCGGCTGTGGCCCGCACGACCGGTCTGACCAAGCCCTCGGTGTCCTCGATCATCGACTCGCTGCTCGAGGAGGAACTGCTCATCCCGGCCGGAGTCGGTGAGGCGGCCGTCGCGGGCGGTCGCAGGCCGAACCTCGTGGTCTTCAACCCGGACGCGCGTGCCTACGTGGGTGTTCACCTCGGGGTGCGCGACAGTTCGGTGGCCGTGGCCGACGCACTCGGCAGGACGCTGGCGCAGGCCTCGGCTCCCAGCTCGGTCGGTGACGCGGCGACAGGTGTGAACCGGCTGGATCCACTCGTCCGGGAAGCGGCGGAACGAGCTGGGGTTCCCGTCGAACGCATCTCCTCCGTCGGGGTGTCGGTCTCCGGGCTGGTCGACCACCGCAGCGGACGCTGCCTGCTGGCCCCGAACCTGGATTGGCACGACGTGCCGCTTCGGGAGTGGGTCGAGGAGCTGTTCGGCGTCCCGGCGGTGATCTACAACGAGGCACACGCCGGAGCCTTGGCGGAACAACGCTTCGGCTGGGGCGACGGTGTCGCCAACTTCGTCCGGATCATGGTCGACACGGGCATCGGCGCGGGTGTGGTGCTGGACTCGCGGTTGTTCTCGGGAGCCGCCGGAATCGGCGGCGAGATCGGGCACTGCCGCGTGGAGGACAACGGTCGGCAGTGCGCCTGCGGCAACTCGGGATGCCTGGAGAGCGTGGCCTCACGACCCGCGATTCTGCGGTCGGTTCGTGAGGCCGCCGAGGCCGGAACCCCGACCGCGCTCGCGCCCGACTGCGACATCGACGCCGTGCTCGACGCCGCCGAGAGCGGCGACGCCGGGGCGGTGGCAGCGCTGCGGCGTGCGGGTACCGCGCTGGGGCACGGGATCGCCTACCTCCGCAACGTGCTGAACCCGGACCTGGTCGTCATCGGAGGTGCGGTGACCGGGGCGGGCGAGGTGCTGCGGCATCCGATGGAGCAGGCGGTGCGGTGCTCCTCGCTACCGCACTCCGCCTGCCGCCTGGTGACGAGCTCGCTGCGCGATGCCGAGCTCGACGGCGCCGTGCTGTTGGCACACGAACAGCTCGCCCTCTGA
- a CDS encoding putative nucleic acid-binding Zn-ribbon protein (product_source=COG1579; cath_funfam=1.20.5.340; cog=COG1579; ko=KO:K07164; pfam=PF02591; smart=SM00039; superfamily=57997,63393), with protein sequence MKADPAAQRRLLEVANVDAELNRINHRRRSLPELERIGAAEREVRTKQDALVAARTTLDDLRSEVERLENEVDQVRSRQQRDRQMMDSTGSSKQLEDLQHEMSTLSRREAALEDDMLEVMERREAQEADVSHAQQEVNTAESELEDARHARDEALADLESDEAKRLAERESLVADIPQQLLDLYERIRQQRGSGAGYLQGNRCGACRLELDRAALASVREAAADDVVRCEECGAIMVRTKESGQ encoded by the coding sequence GTGAAAGCCGATCCCGCCGCACAACGCAGGTTGCTCGAAGTCGCCAACGTCGATGCCGAGCTCAACCGCATCAACCACCGCAGGCGGTCGCTTCCGGAGCTGGAACGGATCGGCGCCGCCGAGCGCGAGGTGCGGACCAAGCAGGACGCGTTGGTGGCAGCGCGGACCACACTCGACGATCTGCGCAGCGAGGTCGAGCGGCTGGAGAACGAGGTCGATCAGGTGCGGTCGAGGCAACAGCGCGACCGCCAGATGATGGATTCCACCGGCTCCTCCAAGCAGCTGGAGGACCTGCAGCACGAGATGAGCACCCTCAGCAGGCGCGAGGCCGCGCTGGAGGACGACATGCTGGAGGTCATGGAGCGCCGCGAGGCCCAGGAGGCCGACGTTTCGCACGCCCAGCAGGAGGTCAACACCGCGGAGTCCGAGCTGGAGGACGCGCGGCACGCTCGTGACGAGGCGTTGGCCGACCTGGAAAGTGACGAGGCCAAGCGACTGGCCGAACGGGAGTCGCTGGTCGCGGACATACCGCAGCAGCTTCTGGACCTCTACGAACGGATCAGGCAGCAGCGTGGTTCGGGTGCCGGATATCTGCAGGGGAACAGGTGCGGCGCCTGCCGTCTCGAACTGGACCGGGCGGCGCTCGCCTCGGTGCGGGAGGCCGCGGCGGACGACGTGGTGCGCTGTGAGGAGTGCGGCGCGATCATGGTGCGTACCAAGGAGTCGGGTCAGTGA
- a CDS encoding SAM-dependent methyltransferase (product_source=COG0500; cath_funfam=3.40.50.150; cog=COG0500; pfam=PF13489; superfamily=53335), whose amino-acid sequence MAAGYVFASDDRLTAAHLGALDRAFDHISVRRLLDCGVREGWRCLDVGAGSGSLAVWLAGRVGRRGEVVATDVDLRGLRHVSARNLRVVEHDLTVDRLAEGGYDLVHGRLLLILLEGRRELLRHLAGALKPGGVLLLEDFDVEGAGAVCAPTEVDAEVFDRVLWSYLDAMSAVGVDIHWGRHLYGELCRTELRRIDSTATAEVWRGGSPGCELIRANFTQLRNRVLADERVDLADWRHAMRLLTDRRFAMRGFLLVGNSGIR is encoded by the coding sequence TTGGCAGCAGGGTATGTCTTCGCCTCGGACGACCGGCTCACCGCGGCCCATCTCGGTGCCTTGGACAGGGCCTTCGACCACATCAGCGTCCGACGGTTGCTCGACTGCGGTGTACGGGAGGGCTGGCGGTGTCTCGACGTGGGAGCCGGGAGCGGTTCGCTGGCCGTGTGGTTGGCGGGCAGGGTCGGTCGGCGCGGCGAAGTCGTCGCCACCGATGTGGATCTCCGTGGGTTGCGGCACGTGTCCGCGAGGAACCTGCGAGTCGTCGAGCACGACCTCACCGTGGACCGACTCGCCGAGGGCGGTTACGACCTGGTGCACGGCAGGTTGCTGCTGATCCTGCTCGAAGGACGACGCGAACTCCTGCGGCACCTCGCGGGAGCGCTCAAGCCCGGTGGGGTTCTGCTGCTCGAGGACTTCGACGTCGAGGGCGCGGGAGCCGTTTGCGCTCCCACCGAGGTGGACGCTGAGGTCTTCGACCGCGTGTTGTGGTCCTATCTGGACGCCATGTCCGCCGTGGGGGTCGACATACACTGGGGACGACACCTCTACGGCGAGCTGTGTCGGACGGAACTACGCCGGATCGATTCCACGGCGACCGCCGAGGTGTGGCGGGGTGGTTCGCCCGGATGTGAGCTGATCCGGGCCAATTTCACCCAGCTCCGGAACCGCGTGCTCGCCGACGAGCGGGTCGACCTCGCCGATTGGCGACACGCCATGCGACTGCTGACGGACCGGCGTTTCGCGATGCGCGGGTTTCTGCTCGTCGGTAATTCCGGGATTCGGTGA